A region of the Sminthopsis crassicaudata isolate SCR6 chromosome 6, ASM4859323v1, whole genome shotgun sequence genome:
GCTCATTTCTCAAAGTAAGGCAAGTAGAAAAACTGGAAACCTCGGTGGCCCTTGACAGCGAAGTAAATGAAGATGACGTGGTAGACTGGAAGGGAGAGGCTTGTCAGCACCTTGGCCTCCATCACCCCCGCCCAGGCCCCAGGAAGtggcctcccctccccctcccagaaCCCAGGAAGTAGAgacccttccccccctcccagacCCTTGGAAGTGGAgactctcccctctcccccagaccCCAGGAAGATGAGACCCGACCCTCCCCCTCCCAGACCCCAGGAAGTGGagactctcccctccccctcccagacCCCAGGAAAAGGAgggctcccccttccccccaggctTGGGACACACCTCCAGGAATGAGCAGCAGGAAGCCAGGGACAAGGAAGATGGCACTGGAGACGCCTGCAGGGGGAGAGGTAGGCAGGCTGGACTCCAGCCCAGGCTCTGGGCCCAGACTAAAGAGAAATGGGCAGGAGGCAGCCGAGGGCCCAGCCATCCTATCCCCAGAGCCCAGGAAGGagcctcttttctctttcccaatcCTGTTCTTCCTTCTCCCAAGTACAAATAAACTGCAGGGAAGGAGATCAGGGTGCTCACCTGGAGAAGGGTTCACCTGCAGTCCTATCCCGGTGAGGATGAGTACTTCAGTTTGAAGGCCAGGAGAGAAATGGGGGGGAAAGaagtggggtgggggggagaaaagGGTGCTAGGTCAGAGACTCTGGTGATCCCTGGATTGTTCCCCTTAATACTTCCCGGGCCCCCTCCCCCTTGGAGGCCCTCAGgatcttccccaccccccagtcAGAGTCAGATTTAGAGGCCAGCCTGCCCAAGCCCCCATTTTCCAGTTGACAAGACAGAGGCCCAGAGGTCACTCAGACATTAAGTGGGGGCTTTTCTGCCTCCAGATCCACTACTGCCCTCTCGGCCCCACCTCTGCCAAACACACCCATTCCCCCATCTTGCTTTGGGGATGGGAATCTGGGGGAGGGGCTTTCCCTAGAAGGGCATCAGCTCCTTGGGGTCCCCGGGGCTTCCTCGATCGCTGCCTTGGGGCCTTGCCACCACTAGCTTAGAGCGGGGCACATGGTCCCCTCTGCGGAGACGATGGGGGTCTGGCCCAGCTCCTGCCACTGTTCCAGGACTGTAGGCAAGGAGACTCGTGGGGGTGGAAGTATCTGTGAAACTGGGGCCCCCAGCCCCTCCCTTATCTCCAGAGGCCCCGCTGCTCATTAGCCTAAACGGTCTCCATTGTCTCTGGGGCACGATTAGGAGGCGGGAAGGAAGCCCCGGGGCCATCTTACCTGAAGCAGgacctccccccttccttccttccctccccctcccagccCCCCCCTCCACTTCCCCCAGTGCAAAATGGGAAGGCCGCTGGGAGCCTCGGGTGGGAGGGGGCAGGCCGCGGAGTCCCACACTCACTGAGGCCCAACAACAGCAGCAGAAAGGAGGCCAGAACCACCCGGCGATTCTTCTGGATCAGAGGGTGCTGGGTCCAGCTGCGGCCATACCAAAAGTCAGAAACAGGGCGGCAAACATCACATCGCGGTTGTAAAGGCAGCAGCCAATCGGCTCCCTCCCTCCCGTTTTACGCCGGGGGAAACTGAGTCCCGAAGAGGTTAAAGTCACAGACAAGTCAGGGGCGGATTGACTGGTCTCCGCATTGGAAGCCTAGTGCCCCCGTGGGCCGAGTTTAGAAAAGGAGGGGGCAGGGGCAGGAGCGGGCTCCGGGAGAGCAGGGacggaggagggggaggggcggggcgggAGCGGGGGAGGGGCGGGACAGGGCCGCGCTCACCTGCAGCAGGCCCGGTAGGAGCGCTGGGTGCCGTTGCTGATGGTGCTGAAGGACCACTGGGAGCTGCGGGTGGAGGAGGGGCCGGAGTCCCTGCTGGGAGAGGCCGCACTGAGCAGGGGGTCTCCCGCCAGGagctgggggaggggcggggggcgggggcaGCCCTAACCTGATCTTCGGAGCTCCGTCGGGGTCCGAGGGGATCCGGGGCCCGTCCTCGTCGTTCTCCAAGTTCTGCTCCAAAACAACCGAGGGATGGCTGGGCGGCGGGGAGGGCGGGGGAGGGGCGATCCCGGGGCCCCCTCCCCCACCGGCCCGGCCTCCGCCAGCTGCCACCAGCCCGACGAGTTGGATGATTCACAGAAACCGAAACCGGTCGAGGCGGGAGGCTCGGAGGCTGAGCCCGACCTGAGGTGTCTGCCCAGGCAGGGCTGCCGCGGGCCGGGGCTCTTTCTCTGGGGGCGCAGGGGGACTGGCGGGGGGCGGCGTGTGCTTAcggaagggaaaggggcctggcTGGGAAGGTGCCGCTCGCCAGGAAGGGACTCCAGGGCCTCGGAAGCGCGTCTTCCCTAAgtgtaatggggggggggggcttgatTTCCAGGGTCTCCTCCAGTTTGGAGGCTTATGACTTGGGCTTGGGGCCAGATTGGGGCCCAGTCAGATCCTGGGATTCgaagctggaaggggccttggTGAGGATCCAGCGCGatgctcccattttatagatggggaaactgaggccgagaAGCCGGGGAGCCGGCCAGGGACCTGGGGAGGCGGACGCTGTTCTCTCACCTGGTACTTGAGACGAGACTGCTTCTCGCCCTCCTCGCTTTTGCGCTCAAAGTGCAGCGCCCCGAAGCGCGCGGGGGCCCCCCCGGCTCCCGGGCCCCCCTCCTCCAGGGACAGCTCAAAGGCATCATCGATGCTGAACTCGGAGCGGCCGCCGCTCATGGCTCGGCGCCCGCATGGAGCGGCCCGCAGCTGGCCGCCCGGGCCGGCCTCAGAGCCCCATGGGCCGCGCGCCGCTGGGCTGCGCCGACCACTCGGCACCCGGAGCCACCTCGAACCTCGCCTCCGCCTCCCGGGACGCGGCCGCTCGCTCCAGCCCGGagtggctgggggaggggagaagggggctgctgggggaggggggggaggaggagctaGGGTCCCCACCCCCCCACGGGAGACGAGGCAGGAGCAGTCAACCGCCTATGGCCGGATAGCTTCACCTAACCCCGggtggaagaggagggaggggcgCCAGTTAGGGGTGGGGGTGAGCTGGGAGGGAGGAgcggagaggaggaagaaggaaggaggaaactcCCCTTCACTTATGAGTATTGATGTGGGAGGCCACATTAAACTGTTCCTCTGAAAAAGATCCCACGGTTCCAGTGGCCTGTGAATTCCATCTGAGTCAGTTGTGTGAACTCGCTGAACGACAATCGGCCATTAATTATCTTCTAAGAACAGACAGccggatggtgcagtggatagtgccgGGCCTGGAGTCCGGACTTCCGACTCAAACATTTACTCGTGACTGCCCCCGGCTCTGGGTTGTCAGAGAGCTCACCCGACACCCTGAATGGGGGGTTAGGGACGGGGTCCCAAGGGgacaattttccatttttcttgttttcttgtatCCATCTACACCAGGAAAAGCCGATATTCTTCGCATCTAATGCCCTTCCTTTCTAGGCACTTGAGGTAACAAATATATATTGAGAGCAGGACAGCCTTTATTTCTGGCCACAGAAAATTCCCAAAGCACAAAGCACTGCGGAAGTCTATAAAGATCCCAGAGCTCTGGAAGAGTTCCTGAGCTGCCCCGGGAGGAACCTGAGGCTGGATTGCTCCGCAAGGACTCAGGGAGACCTCGACATTCTGCCCTGGGGCTCTTTCCCCCAGAATTATGCCCAATTTCCCTCCTCCCAATACAATCTAGAGACTCAGATGGAAAGGGAACCTTGCgggctgcatattgacttcaAGAACCACAGGCTCTCCCCGATCCGAGAACCATAGGCCATCCCACTCCATACTGACTCCGAGAACCACAGGCTCTCCCTCTCCGTGTTGCACTTATTCAGCTAAACTCTTCCCAGTGCCATCCATCTGGTTCCTGACTCACTCTGGAGTTTGGAGAGCAGGGGGTTTGGACTCTAGATCAAGCCCCGCCCTTCCTGTGGCACTCCGGGGTAAACCCCTGGCTCTGCTGTGCCCTATAAATAGGACCTAGCAGCCAGGACTGGGgattatccttttctttctccaaggaGGAAATCCTATCTCCTGAAGGTCAATCAAGCCCAGAAGAAAGAGGAGTTGCAGAACCACCCCCCTTCTCtcagccccccacccccactacATGATTTAGAACTAAGTTGAGCCTTGGGAAGTGCTAtcatttatcctcattttacagatgaggaaactgaggcaaacggtaAATAGCTACTCGGTATCTGAGGTCACACTGGAATtgaggtccttctgactctaggtcgGGATCCATGGGGAGGTGTCCCCACATGCTTCCAAACCCCTGTTTGCCTTGTCATCTCATTAGACAGAGAAGATGCTGTTCTGATGaccccccccctttccctccccatccTTCCTCTTCACCTGATTTATCTGAATGGAGGAAAATGACATTTACAAAGGCAATCAATTCAAAGGCTGAACTGGGGGGAGGGACCAAACCTGAGATTTCCTGGAGAACTCCCAGGGAGGAGTGCAGCTGAGCACCTTCTTCTTAATCTATGATCTCTGGGAGCCTTTAgccactgaatgggtgttgcctctgGGAAAGACctccacttaggagggaagggcCCGGTCTCCATCCCTAATTGTCCTGAAtgatgtcttgccactggactcagggGGCTCTGGAGGACAGAGGAAGGCTGGTGCCTTGCACAGCTGTGCCTCACTCACAGCCCATTCACGTGCAAGgcaagacatcaccctcctgatgtcacgggtcctcttggagaatgaaagaGGAACCACGAGTCAGAGAGTTGCTTAGagcattgagaagttaaatgacttgcccagagtcacccagccaAAGATGGtgcttgaacccaggtcttcctgcttcTGAGATGGTTCTTTGGGTACACTGCCATCGAATTTattgaggggtgtgtgtgtgtgtgtgtgtgtgagtgtgtttgagtgagagtgtgtgagaaagagacagGCAGGTGGGCAATCGAGGGTGATagtcaaagacagaaagggaagagagagaaggagacaaatGGGGAGAGCAAAGCCATGGTCAGATGTGCATTTTGGGAAAATCAGCTTGGCAGGAAGaaagattggagtggggagaaactGAGGTAGTGGCACCAGCGGAAGGCGACAGGAGGCCTCCCATCTCCAGCCTGTTAGGACTCACCAGAACCGACAAAGTTCCTCATGAACCTCGAGTCACCTTTACAACAAAATGAGACTAGGAGAAGCTGCTAACAACCTGCAAGCCCCAGCCTCCTGGACTGTTTGGCATTACCCCCCCTTTCCTGCTGGGAGCTGGGGAGGCTGCACCACTgggttctcttcctcctctttctcctcccctccatcTCTCCCAGTGTCTCTGTGTTTCCACTAAGTCACCCCATTGAGGCCACTTGAAAGTCTCCATCagttcctcagtttccctcaccCCACCCCATCATCAGAGAATCAGTGGCCAGATCCAAGGGCAGCTGCCCCACTCTACCTCTGGCCTTGGCCTGGGGCTCTCTAGCAGGATGAGGATAGCCTCCCCAGGCGGCCAGATGGACCTTCCTAAAGCACGGATCTGACCACTGGACTCCTCTGCTCAAGAATGGCCAGCGACTCCTTATTGCCTTTGAGAGAAGCAGCCGTTGTCCCTAGGGCACATTGCTCCTTCAGCCCCCCCCCTTTCCCAGGCTGTCCCCTTTCTCCGGGTCCTCCGGCCCCTTTGCCCAGGATGCTGCCTCCTAAACTCGGCCTCTGGGGTCCCGGCCCTCCTCCCAAGCTCTACTCAAATTGCACTTCTTGCTGCAAACCGTCGGATCCATTATTGGTTCGTGCCATGCCTGGGCTGGGACCAAATGGAATCCGGGGTGCCTTTCCTAGCCGGTGCGCTCACCTGAGGCCGCTAGAGGGCGACACAGTGCACAAATGACTAGGCCTGGCATTAGGAGTTCCAGTACACCTTCAGACACCTGTgagaccctgaacaaatcactgaatggaatctgcctcagtttcttcacttctgaaatggggataataacaacacctcACATTTATATCCCAAGATAATCGAATAAaaaaggttgttttgttttttttttccattccaaattcTTTAGAAGATGTAACAACAGACAAAACTGCCCAATGATCAGATATCAGGTAGGgcataaaaaaaaagatgcacgcccttttcgtagtggctagaaactggaaaattaatggatgcccatccattggagaatggttgggtaaattgtggtatatgaatgttatggaatattattgttctgtaagaaatgagcagcaggaggaatacagagaggcttggagagacttacatcaactgatgctgagtgaaatgagcagaatcaggagatcattatatactgcaacaaaatactgtatgaggattaattctggtggaagtggaaatcttcaacaaagagaagatctaattcagtttcaattgatcaatgatggacagaatcagctacacccagagaaggaacattgggaaatgagtgtaaactgtttgcatttttgtttttcttcccaggttatttttaccttctgaatccaattcttcctatgccaCAAGAAATTCggctctgcacacatatattgtatttaggatatactataacacatttaacatgtatgggactgcctgtcatttaggggagagggtagagggaaggaggggaatagaagggagtgcgagggtcaatattgtaaaaaattgtaaaatttttttgtaaattttttgtaaaaaaaaataattgtaaaaaattgtaaaaaaaaaaatattgtcaaaaaatgttataattataaaattaaaaaaaaaatgcatgctcCACAAAAGTGCTCACCCAGCACAGTGAGGGTCAAGGTGTGATTCTCTGTGGCCAGTGAGGTCCCTAGGTGTTCTCATCCAAGGCTTACATTTCATTGGTTGCCTTGAGCTCAAAGGGATTGCAGAGCCTCTTGGGAGAAATCCACTATCTTGTCCAGTCATCAacacaagaaaaaccaagtggatgaaaatGTCTAGTGTGCAGATTTCTACATGCCTCAGAGGGTCATTCTAGAATCTGACTTGTAGTATTTGTGTCTGGGATAGACAATATGGATGGACGTGGGACTGGGcccagagatgaaaaagagaatgaagggcCGCAAAGGCTGCCTTTGGGAAACTGCAAAGaactttcactcattccaatcTGGCTGTAAAGCTAAAGCCTGGCTTTTcaatatgtactttaaaaaattaatccatGTTCTGTGTGGCAATGAGATGTTGGGCCCTAAAGATGATGGCCACACAGATGACAATGGAAAAAGACAAGGTGGACATAAACACAAAGGAACTCAGAAAAAAGAATAGGAGTAAAGGAGGTCATCAAGGTACTGAAAGACACTAAGAGAATGTGGGATGATCACATGGCAAGAGAGAGGCCAAGAGGAGATgatgggagagagaggaaggcttTTACATCAAGTGAGGAGCTTTGGGGAGGATCTGGACATGAAGCACCAATCGAGAAACATCTATAAAGTGCCTTCTGTGTGCCAGGAACTACACtaaattctagggatacaaagaaagggaaaagacagttTCAGGCCACAAGCAGCTCACCTAATGGGGAGACAAGAAGCAAACAAAGCAAGCTAGGATAAACAGGAAATACTTAGCAGAGGGAATGCACTGGGAATTAAGAGGGTTTATAGAAGGCAGAATTTCAGCTAAGACAAGGGAAACTGGTGAGGTCTGTgggaagagatgaggaagaaaaaattccAGGTATGAGGGACAGTCTGAGAAaaagatctagagctggaaaatggaggattttGTTCATGGAACAGTTGGGGGACTGTTGTCACTGGAACAAAGTGTGagggaataaagtataaaatgacTGGAAAGGTAAAGGCAATTAGGGTTATAAAAGGCTTTGAGTGCCAAACAAAGCATTTTGCATTTGGTTTGGGAGATAATAGGGACCtataagtttattttttgttttgttttttgtttgttttaggcaATTGGGATGAAGCGAATTGCTTAGTATTAAGCTGGTAAGTATTAAGTAGCTGaggttgcatttttttttattaattttataattataacatttttttcgacagtacatatgcataggtaaattttttttttttttttttttacattatcccttgtactcccttctgttccgaatttttcccctccttccctccaccccctcccctagatggcaggctttcctatacatattaaatatcttacagtatatcctaggtacaatatatatgtgcaaaccGAATTTTGtcgttgttgctgttgcaaaggaagaattgtattcggaaggtaaaaataatctgggaagaaaaacaaaaacagtgctcacagtttacactcatttcccagtgttccttctctggatgtagcagattctgtccatcattgatcaattggaattggattagctcttctctatgttaaagaattccacttccatcagaatccatcctcatacagtatcactgttgaagtgtataatgatcccctagttctgctcctaTAGTAGGTCCTacataaatgctcattcccttcccccaGTAACTTCGAGTTTATAGGATAGAAGCATACTGGAAACAGCACataagtttatttctttttttcttctctagtttatctttaaaaatatgtgatagtagcttttaattttccaaacacacgcaaagatagctttcaaaaaGTTTATTTCATGAAAGTTTTTTGGGGCAGGTCATGTCATAAATTCAGTTCATGAAATCATTGAACAACTTCTGAAAAGCTGTTGGAATA
Encoded here:
- the TMEM134 gene encoding transmembrane protein 134 isoform X5 encodes the protein MMPLSCPWRRGAREPGGPPRASGRCTLSAKARRARSSLVSSTSRDSGPSSTRSSQWSFSTISNGTQRSYRACCSWTQHPLIQKNRRVVLASFLLLLLGLILILTGIGLQVNPSPGVSSAIFLVPGFLLLIPGVYHVIFIYFAVKGHRGFQFFYLPYFEK
- the TMEM134 gene encoding transmembrane protein 134 isoform X4, whose amino-acid sequence is MSGGRSEFSIDDAFELSLEEGGPGAGGAPARFGALHFERKSEEGEKQSRLKYQNLENDEDGPRIPSDPDGAPKIRDSGPSSTRSSQWSFSTISNGTQRSYRACCSTHPHRDRTAGEPFSRRLQCHLPCPWLPAAHSWSLPRHLHLLRCQGPPRFPVFLLALL
- the TMEM134 gene encoding transmembrane protein 134 isoform X1, encoding MSGGRSEFSIDDAFELSLEEGGPGAGGAPARFGALHFERKSEEGEKQSRLKYQNLENDEDGPRIPSDPDGAPKISRDSGPSSTRSSQWSFSTISNGTQRSYRACCSWTQHPLIQKNRRVVLASFLLLLLGLILILTGIGLQVNPSPGVSSAIFLVPGFLLLIPGVYHVIFIYFAVKGHRGFQFFYLPYFEK
- the TMEM134 gene encoding transmembrane protein 134 isoform X3: MSGGRSEFSIDDAFELSLEEGGPGAGGAPARFGALHFERKSEEGEKQSRLKYQNLENDEDGPRIPSDPDGAPKISRDSGPSSTRSSQWSFSTISNGTQRSYRACCSTHPHRDRTAGEPFSRRLQCHLPCPWLPAAHSWSLPRHLHLLRCQGPPRFPVFLLALL
- the TMEM134 gene encoding transmembrane protein 134 isoform X2 — protein: MSGGRSEFSIDDAFELSLEEGGPGAGGAPARFGALHFERKSEEGEKQSRLKYQNLENDEDGPRIPSDPDGAPKIRDSGPSSTRSSQWSFSTISNGTQRSYRACCSWTQHPLIQKNRRVVLASFLLLLLGLILILTGIGLQVNPSPGVSSAIFLVPGFLLLIPGVYHVIFIYFAVKGHRGFQFFYLPYFEK
- the TMEM134 gene encoding transmembrane protein 134 isoform X6; the protein is MMPLSCPWRRGAREPGGPPRASGRCTLSAKARRARSSLVSSTRDSGPSSTRSSQWSFSTISNGTQRSYRACCSWTQHPLIQKNRRVVLASFLLLLLGLILILTGIGLQVNPSPGVSSAIFLVPGFLLLIPGVYHVIFIYFAVKGHRGFQFFYLPYFEK